One genomic region from Nostoc sphaeroides encodes:
- a CDS encoding P-loop NTPase fold protein, which yields MLLDLERFYQACNPSRPLIIGNASDRRYYIDFAAVRGGKIIEALQRTIARISPDVPTCQLFTGHLGCGKSTELLRLKAELEVQQFHVVYFESTHVLEMADVDVTDILLAIAGQVSESLEAMKIRLKPTYFTKLFGEIVDFLQTPIDLGVEAELSVGIAKITAKTKESPQLRRRLRDYLEPRTANILQSINQELLERATKELKTRGKKGLVVIVDNLDRVAIRPLPSGRSLPEYLFIERGEQLRKLNCHVVYTIPLALTFSNDSAELQHRLGGGVAPKMLPMIPVRLRSGEIFTQGLAMMQQMVLARAFPDILPSDRLGLITEVFDSRETLDRLCLISGGHVRDLLGLLFDCLREQDPPFERDCVELVIQRQRDYRANAIDPHEWELIFQVVQQQRVRGDIQYHALLRSLFVFEYRDHQGVWFAVNPVLAETEKFKSWLNDTYKQI from the coding sequence ATGCTCCTAGATTTAGAAAGATTTTATCAGGCTTGCAATCCGAGCAGACCTCTAATCATAGGAAACGCCAGCGATCGCAGGTACTATATCGATTTTGCTGCGGTGCGGGGTGGTAAAATCATTGAGGCTTTGCAGCGCACGATCGCTAGAATATCGCCGGATGTTCCAACCTGTCAACTATTTACAGGACATCTCGGTTGTGGCAAATCAACGGAGTTGTTGCGCCTCAAAGCTGAATTAGAAGTGCAGCAATTTCATGTAGTTTATTTTGAGTCTACCCATGTCTTAGAAATGGCAGATGTGGATGTGACTGATATTTTGTTGGCGATCGCAGGCCAAGTGAGTGAAAGCCTAGAAGCAATGAAAATTAGGCTCAAACCTACCTACTTTACCAAGTTGTTTGGTGAAATTGTGGATTTTTTGCAAACGCCAATTGACCTTGGGGTAGAAGCAGAATTATCTGTGGGGATTGCCAAAATTACAGCTAAAACTAAAGAAAGTCCTCAATTGCGGCGGCGGTTAAGAGATTATCTAGAACCACGAACAGCAAATATTTTACAGTCAATTAATCAAGAATTGCTAGAACGTGCCACTAAGGAACTGAAAACCAGGGGTAAAAAAGGACTAGTAGTGATTGTTGATAACTTGGATAGAGTCGCAATTCGACCTTTACCATCGGGGCGATCGCTACCAGAATACTTATTTATTGAGCGGGGTGAACAGTTACGCAAACTAAATTGTCATGTAGTTTACACTATTCCCTTAGCCCTGACTTTTTCCAACGATAGCGCCGAACTTCAGCATCGTTTAGGGGGAGGAGTCGCCCCAAAAATGTTACCGATGATACCTGTACGTTTGCGCTCTGGGGAAATTTTCACCCAAGGGCTAGCAATGATGCAGCAAATGGTGCTAGCTAGAGCTTTTCCAGACATTTTACCTAGCGATCGGTTAGGCTTAATTACAGAGGTGTTTGATAGTCGGGAAACCTTAGATCGATTGTGCCTGATTAGTGGTGGTCATGTACGCGACTTACTAGGGTTACTGTTTGATTGTCTGCGAGAACAAGATCCACCCTTTGAGCGGGATTGTGTCGAATTGGTAATTCAAAGACAACGCGATTACCGAGCCAACGCCATCGATCCTCATGAGTGGGAATTAATCTTTCAGGTGGTGCAACAGCAGAGAGTTAGAGGTGATATACAATACCACGCTTTATTGCGAAGTTTATTTGTATTTGAATACCGCGATCATCAGGGAGTTTGGTTTGCCGTCAACCCAGTTTTAGCAGAGACGGAAAAATTTAAATCATGGTTGAACGACACCTACAAGCAGATATAA
- a CDS encoding eIF2A-related protein — MVERHLQADIRAANERALRSLGRAITLSNGQFSLVLVCCNYRVLQERMLQQLEEISSGVHRIQKVVLSHNARSLYTSIHLQLLTEENPPSALMILGLESVDGLDDLLSSINHIRDEFRKRHPFPMIVWMNEEVLQKVVRLAPDFASWAATPIRFEMTTESLLQFLQQQTDSLFATVLPSDSAQHQPPQVAKNYFTVEQVWEHSYELHFAIRELHNRGITLESELHASLEFVFGLDDYISDRIHPALNHFQQSLQVWQQLAKEGDEEEINSKFKTCTERSRSIQNSKLNKNTGEDGGDEGVFSSPKPPNRPSPLLLRQGVLLFYIGLCYCRLAEQNQTENRRHWYTAKFYFQQCLTILQVGGRPDIVAEFISQLAEVLQYLQEWQELQTVAQKSLELHQTYGSQIQLACDYGFLAQVAVQQSRWVQASILAHVSLLKLGEAQKHNDPYNRLFPLLLGQIYYLVLAKAQRNLGELEVAREYLDKATKELPAALESSAHQYDAHRYIRLLRTLRSLYFEEGRYLEAYYIRQKRRSVEQQYGFRAFIGAGRLQPQRQATNPALMSPSGSSSVALEIGASGRERDINNLIGRISRADRKLTVIHGQSGVGKSSIVTAGLVPALQNRAIGDQIAVPVVLQVYTDWARELGKSLTEAMSNDASLAIYTDIMAETALESELPYSATPIAILRILQQLKQNADNHLITVLIFDQFEEFFFGYSDRNQKQEFDKFISDCLNIPFVKVILSLREDYLHRLLDFKNVSALEAINNNILDKHIRYQLNNFSPEYAKAIIRKLTERSQFNLEPALIDALIEDLSTGFGEVRPIELQVVGAQIQDERITTLEEYQPYRPNKLIERYLKELIKDCGPENERAALLVLYLLTDESNNRPFKTRAELAAQLSELEDANKLELVLEILVSSGLVVLFPDVPERYQLIHDYLVDLIRYLQQQESSLQVQLNQLRYKVEQSQAEIERLKSELSQNEQRSQLVDPYPQQGLDLLTELRELHKREELSQLEIEQLRAELKEKELTAKLAESQKKQRLSEAQLNRSLKIALTASFLAILGLSVSIVTAVDSEIKTLSASSEALFASQKGIDALKEGLKAGRKLQQTVWVDSNTKEQVQTALYQAVSGLKEYNRFDGHISGVNSVTFSLDRSLIASASADTTIKLWHPDGSLVKTLSGHEDVVNSVSFSPDSQIVASASQDKTVKLWSREGQLLATLLGHQSVVNSANFSPDGQIIASASSDKTVKLWNRDGKLLKTLQGHNGAVLSVAWSPDGQTIASGSADKTVKLWNRDGKLLKTFQGHDDAVLSVAWSLDGKAIASASLDQTIKLWNLEGKLLRTLSGHSSGVTSVTFSRDGKAVSKAMPYGLIASASTDETIKLWSSEGVLLATLKGHNNWVNSVSFSPDDRTLASASRDKTIKLWHWDGVLLQKPKADNDDWITSISFSPGDRTLAAASRDKTVKLFSPDGKLIRIFTGHKGEVWGVSFSRDGQVIASASKDKTVKLWSRDGKLLKTLPGHNDTVLGVAWSPNGQVIASASKDKTVKLWSRDGKLLNTLQGHQDAVNWVSFSPDGKLLASASDDKTVKIWNLDGKLLYNLTGHSRRVNGVAWTPDSQAVSGAMPKGLIASASIDNTVKIWSRDGHLLNNLIGDGDSFISVSFSPDGKTLAASSDDKVRIWNREGTLLIALKGDKQELTSVSFSNDGKTLAAGSGNGTVIFQNLADIQLEKLLARGCNLLHDYLQTNQKVMKSDRALCSSR; from the coding sequence ATGGTTGAACGACACCTACAAGCAGATATAAGAGCAGCTAACGAGCGTGCTTTGCGAAGTTTGGGGAGAGCAATTACCCTTTCTAACGGTCAATTCTCCCTGGTTTTGGTGTGCTGCAATTATCGAGTTTTGCAAGAGCGAATGCTGCAACAACTCGAAGAAATCTCTTCAGGAGTACACCGAATTCAAAAGGTAGTTCTGTCGCATAATGCTAGAAGCCTTTACACAAGTATTCATTTACAACTGTTAACCGAAGAAAATCCGCCCTCGGCGTTGATGATTTTGGGTTTAGAGTCGGTAGATGGACTTGATGATTTACTTAGCTCTATCAATCATATTCGTGATGAATTTCGCAAACGCCACCCATTTCCGATGATTGTGTGGATGAACGAGGAAGTATTGCAAAAGGTTGTGCGTTTAGCGCCAGATTTTGCTAGTTGGGCGGCGACACCGATTCGGTTTGAGATGACAACTGAATCATTGCTGCAATTTTTGCAACAGCAAACTGACTCTTTATTTGCGACGGTGTTACCAAGCGATTCTGCACAACATCAACCTCCTCAAGTTGCCAAGAATTATTTCACTGTGGAGCAAGTTTGGGAACATAGCTATGAACTCCACTTTGCCATTAGAGAGTTGCACAATCGTGGTATCACCTTAGAGTCAGAATTACACGCTAGTTTAGAATTTGTTTTTGGTCTAGATGATTATATTAGCGATCGCATTCATCCAGCTTTAAACCATTTTCAGCAAAGCTTGCAAGTTTGGCAGCAGTTGGCGAAGGAAGGGGATGAGGAAGAAATCAATTCAAAATTCAAAACTTGTACTGAGCGTAGCCGAAGTATTCAAAATTCAAAATTGAATAAAAATACTGGTGAAGATGGGGGAGATGAGGGTGTATTTTCTTCGCCTAAGCCTCCTAATCGCCCATCTCCACTACTTCTGAGACAGGGAGTTTTGCTGTTTTATATTGGGCTATGTTATTGCCGTTTAGCAGAGCAAAATCAAACAGAAAACCGCCGTCATTGGTATACAGCTAAATTTTATTTTCAGCAGTGCTTGACTATCTTACAGGTGGGTGGGCGTCCAGATATAGTTGCTGAATTTATTAGTCAACTCGCTGAAGTTTTGCAATATCTGCAAGAGTGGCAAGAATTGCAGACGGTTGCTCAAAAGTCTCTGGAGTTGCATCAAACTTATGGTAGTCAAATCCAATTAGCTTGTGACTACGGTTTTCTAGCGCAAGTGGCTGTGCAGCAATCGCGGTGGGTACAGGCGAGTATATTAGCACACGTATCACTGCTGAAATTAGGCGAGGCGCAAAAGCACAATGACCCTTATAACCGCTTATTTCCGTTACTGTTGGGGCAAATTTACTATTTAGTTTTAGCGAAAGCGCAGCGAAATTTAGGTGAGTTAGAAGTAGCTCGTGAATACTTAGACAAGGCGACAAAAGAACTACCAGCAGCCTTAGAAAGCAGTGCCCATCAATACGATGCCCATCGTTATATTCGCTTATTGCGGACACTGCGATCGCTCTATTTTGAAGAAGGGCGATATCTGGAAGCTTATTACATTCGCCAGAAACGGCGTTCTGTTGAGCAACAGTATGGTTTTCGGGCTTTTATTGGTGCCGGACGCTTGCAACCCCAAAGACAGGCGACAAACCCAGCATTGATGTCACCTTCTGGGAGTAGCAGCGTTGCTTTAGAAATTGGAGCTTCTGGCCGTGAGCGTGATATTAATAACTTAATTGGCAGAATTAGCCGCGCTGATCGAAAATTGACGGTGATTCACGGTCAATCAGGGGTGGGTAAGAGTTCTATTGTAACTGCGGGGTTAGTTCCAGCCCTGCAAAATCGAGCTATTGGCGATCAAATAGCTGTACCTGTGGTGCTGCAAGTTTACACAGATTGGGCACGGGAATTAGGGAAATCTTTAACTGAGGCGATGTCTAATGACGCATCCCTTGCGATATATACTGACATCATGGCAGAAACAGCCCTTGAATCGGAATTGCCTTACTCTGCTACACCTATTGCTATCCTCAGAATTTTACAACAACTAAAACAAAATGCTGATAACCATCTGATCACAGTTTTAATTTTTGACCAGTTTGAAGAATTTTTCTTTGGTTATAGCGATCGCAATCAAAAGCAAGAGTTTGATAAATTTATTAGCGACTGTCTGAATATACCCTTTGTTAAAGTTATTCTTTCTTTACGAGAAGATTATTTACATCGTTTATTAGACTTTAAAAATGTTTCAGCACTAGAAGCGATTAATAATAATATTCTTGACAAGCATATTCGTTATCAGTTAAATAATTTTTCGCCAGAATATGCTAAAGCAATTATCCGAAAATTAACAGAGCGATCGCAGTTTAATTTAGAACCTGCTTTAATTGATGCCTTAATCGAAGATTTATCCACAGGATTTGGAGAAGTCCGCCCCATTGAATTACAAGTTGTGGGAGCGCAGATTCAAGATGAGCGAATTACTACCTTAGAAGAATATCAGCCATATAGACCGAATAAACTCATCGAGCGATATCTTAAGGAACTGATTAAAGACTGCGGCCCAGAAAATGAACGAGCCGCGTTACTCGTCTTATACTTATTAACAGATGAAAGTAACAACCGACCTTTTAAAACTCGTGCTGAATTAGCGGCGCAGCTATCAGAATTAGAAGATGCAAATAAATTAGAGTTAGTATTAGAAATTTTAGTAAGCTCCGGTTTAGTGGTACTATTTCCTGATGTACCAGAACGCTATCAACTGATTCACGATTATTTAGTAGACTTGATTCGCTATTTGCAACAACAAGAATCGAGCTTACAGGTACAACTTAACCAGTTGCGCTACAAAGTAGAACAGAGTCAAGCTGAGATTGAACGACTTAAGAGCGAACTTAGCCAAAATGAGCAGCGATCGCAATTAGTAGATCCTTATCCCCAACAGGGTTTGGATTTATTAACAGAATTACGAGAATTACACAAACGCGAAGAATTGAGTCAGTTAGAAATTGAGCAATTACGAGCTGAACTTAAAGAAAAAGAATTAACAGCTAAACTCGCAGAAAGTCAAAAGAAACAAAGGCTCAGTGAAGCTCAATTAAATCGTTCGTTGAAAATTGCCCTTACTGCTTCTTTTCTTGCCATATTAGGATTAAGTGTTTCCATCGTCACAGCAGTAGATAGCGAAATTAAAACCCTCAGCGCATCTAGTGAAGCCTTATTTGCATCCCAAAAAGGTATTGATGCTTTAAAAGAAGGTTTAAAAGCCGGGAGAAAATTACAACAAACAGTCTGGGTAGATTCCAATACCAAAGAGCAAGTACAGACGGCACTATATCAAGCTGTTTCAGGGTTAAAAGAATATAACCGTTTTGACGGGCATATATCTGGGGTAAATAGTGTTACATTTAGCCTCGATCGCTCTTTAATTGCCTCAGCCAGTGCGGATACTACAATCAAACTTTGGCATCCCGATGGTAGCTTAGTTAAAACGTTATCGGGGCATGAAGATGTAGTTAATAGCGTCAGTTTCAGCCCAGATAGTCAAATCGTTGCTTCCGCCAGTCAAGATAAGACGGTAAAACTTTGGAGTCGAGAGGGTCAACTGCTTGCTACTCTATTAGGGCATCAAAGTGTGGTGAATAGTGCCAATTTTAGCCCCGATGGTCAAATTATTGCTTCGGCGAGTAGCGACAAGACGGTGAAACTGTGGAATCGGGATGGTAAACTGCTCAAAACTTTGCAGGGACATAATGGTGCAGTTTTAAGCGTTGCTTGGTCGCCTGATGGACAAACCATTGCTTCCGGGAGTGCTGACAAGACGGTAAAATTGTGGAATCGGGACGGTAAGCTGCTCAAAACCTTCCAGGGACATGATGATGCAGTCTTGAGTGTAGCTTGGTCGCTCGATGGTAAAGCGATCGCTTCTGCTAGTTTAGACCAAACAATCAAACTGTGGAATTTAGAGGGTAAGCTACTGCGAACCTTATCGGGGCATAGTTCTGGAGTTACCAGCGTTACTTTTAGCCGTGATGGGAAAGCGGTAAGCAAAGCCATGCCCTACGGGCTTATCGCTTCTGCAAGTACTGATGAGACAATCAAACTTTGGAGTTCTGAAGGTGTGTTGCTGGCAACCCTGAAGGGACATAATAATTGGGTGAATAGCGTCAGTTTCAGCCCAGACGATCGCACCTTGGCTTCTGCAAGTCGAGACAAAACCATTAAACTTTGGCATTGGGACGGTGTATTATTGCAAAAGCCCAAAGCCGATAATGATGACTGGATAACTAGCATCAGTTTTAGCCCAGGCGATCGCACCTTAGCAGCAGCAAGCCGAGACAAAACCGTAAAACTTTTCAGTCCAGACGGGAAACTAATACGTATATTCACGGGGCATAAAGGTGAAGTTTGGGGCGTTAGTTTCAGCCGCGATGGTCAAGTAATTGCTTCGGCTAGTAAAGATAAAACGGTGAAGCTTTGGAGTCGTGACGGTAAACTGCTCAAGACCTTGCCGGGTCATAATGATACCGTTTTGGGTGTAGCTTGGTCGCCGAATGGTCAAGTAATTGCCTCAGCTAGTAAAGATAAAACAGTAAAGCTTTGGAGTCGAGACGGTAAACTACTTAACACCTTGCAAGGACATCAAGATGCGGTGAATTGGGTAAGTTTTAGTCCTGATGGTAAGTTGCTAGCTTCAGCCAGCGATGACAAAACAGTAAAAATTTGGAATTTAGATGGTAAATTGCTATACAACTTAACTGGTCATAGTCGCCGGGTAAATGGGGTTGCTTGGACACCTGATAGTCAAGCGGTGAGCGGAGCCATGCCCAAAGGGCTTATCGCTTCAGCTAGTATTGATAACACGGTGAAGATTTGGAGCCGGGACGGTCATCTGCTAAATAATCTTATAGGCGATGGTGATAGTTTCATCAGTGTGAGTTTTAGCCCCGATGGTAAAACTTTGGCAGCTAGCAGTGATGACAAAGTGAGAATTTGGAACCGAGAAGGGACGTTGCTGATTGCTTTGAAAGGCGATAAGCAAGAGTTAACCAGCGTCAGTTTTAGTAATGACGGCAAGACTCTGGCTGCGGGTAGTGGTAATGGTACAGTGATTTTCCAGAACTTGGCAGATATCCAACTTGAGAAATTGCTGGCACGGGGTTGCAATTTGCTACATGATTATTTGCAGACTAATCAGAAGGTAATGAAGAGCGATCGCGCCTTGTGTTCTAGTAGATAA
- a CDS encoding DUF262 domain-containing protein: MSKNGIATNKKVLDLFNMMKTGTLILAPSFQRKLVWNDAHKEKFIETILLKLPFPEIYLADGEIDLDIQTSKTLVVDGQQRLSTIYQYVTASPEFTIKNISKFEKLSTQEKTDFFDYTVVVRDLGRIPESEIREVFKRINSVQYALNAIEISNSLYEGEFITTAKDILENNALFTSLEVFSEGEFSRMKDLEYVLLIMSTIEEGGYFTSDKEVKTYVEKYNNEYPNKELMSNNFNEASKLIIESNLPPDSLWIKKSSLFTLMVELIKIKNKYGYLPQEQTLAHALKSLEEELHINKKEDVSKNMFAQYYYYTHQGTASRKGRNVRGQLISKILEESMNVN; this comes from the coding sequence ATGAGCAAAAATGGTATTGCAACTAATAAAAAAGTTTTAGATTTATTCAACATGATGAAAACTGGTACTTTAATACTTGCTCCATCTTTTCAAAGAAAGCTTGTATGGAATGATGCACATAAAGAAAAATTTATAGAAACAATTTTATTAAAACTTCCTTTCCCTGAAATATATCTAGCTGATGGTGAAATCGATCTTGATATTCAAACATCAAAAACACTTGTCGTAGATGGTCAACAAAGATTAAGTACAATCTACCAATATGTCACAGCATCACCAGAATTCACTATCAAAAATATCAGTAAGTTTGAAAAATTGTCTACACAAGAAAAAACAGATTTTTTTGATTATACAGTTGTCGTTAGAGATTTAGGAAGAATTCCTGAAAGTGAAATTAGAGAAGTTTTTAAGAGAATAAACTCTGTACAATACGCACTAAATGCAATTGAAATTAGCAATTCATTATACGAAGGAGAGTTCATCACAACTGCTAAAGATATTCTAGAAAATAATGCTCTTTTTACTAGTTTAGAGGTCTTTAGTGAAGGTGAATTTTCTCGTATGAAAGACCTGGAATATGTATTGCTAATTATGTCAACAATAGAAGAAGGTGGTTATTTTACTAGTGATAAAGAGGTAAAGACCTATGTAGAAAAATATAATAATGAATATCCAAATAAAGAGTTGATGTCTAATAATTTTAACGAAGCATCTAAATTAATTATTGAGTCTAATCTCCCTCCAGATAGTTTGTGGATAAAGAAGTCTAGTTTGTTTACTTTAATGGTTGAATTAATAAAAATTAAAAACAAGTATGGTTATTTACCTCAAGAGCAAACTTTAGCTCATGCTTTAAAATCTTTAGAAGAAGAACTACATATAAATAAGAAAGAAGATGTATCTAAAAATATGTTTGCTCAATATTATTATTATACACATCAAGGTACTGCTAGTAGAAAAGGACGTAATGTTCGCGGTCAACTTATAAGTAAAATTTTAGAAGAAAGTATGAATGTGAATTAG
- a CDS encoding Uma2 family endonuclease: MSEVSVSKGARAMYATVTQPLTFEEFLAWDDGSGREFELLDGIPVPLSEPNANHEDLIERLCAYLENHCQENDLPYVSRQSKQVRLKTAPGEKEKSRKADIVIFARVEWQRMKTSSSSAAAYIPPPGIIEVVSNNWKDDYLTKLAEYEDLGVFEYIIVDYAAFGGIRFIGSPKQPTITIYQLEDGEYLPPKVFRGQDRIDSRLFLNIPLTAEQIFAMSR, encoded by the coding sequence TTGAGTGAAGTATCCGTCAGCAAGGGAGCGAGGGCGATGTATGCAACCGTCACACAACCACTGACTTTTGAAGAGTTTCTTGCCTGGGACGATGGTTCAGGCAGAGAGTTTGAGCTATTGGATGGGATTCCCGTGCCATTATCAGAACCAAATGCAAATCATGAGGATTTGATCGAGCGACTGTGTGCCTACTTAGAAAATCACTGCCAAGAAAATGACCTGCCTTATGTGTCGCGTCAGTCCAAGCAGGTTCGGCTCAAAACAGCACCAGGAGAAAAAGAAAAAAGCCGGAAAGCAGATATTGTCATATTTGCAAGAGTTGAATGGCAGAGAATGAAAACTAGCTCTAGTTCTGCTGCTGCATATATTCCACCACCCGGAATCATTGAAGTCGTTAGCAACAACTGGAAGGACGACTATCTGACAAAACTTGCTGAATATGAGGACTTGGGCGTTTTCGAGTACATCATTGTAGACTATGCTGCTTTTGGTGGCATTCGGTTCATTGGCTCTCCCAAGCAGCCAACCATTACAATCTACCAACTTGAAGATGGAGAGTATTTACCCCCAAAGGTATTTCGAGGACAGGATCGAATTGATTCTAGATTGTTTTTGAACATTCCCTTAACAGCTGAACAGATTTTTGCAATGAGTCGCTGA
- a CDS encoding clan AA aspartic protease, protein MIHGTVVGLQATISITICRLGRAEVEIECVVDTGFEGFLTLPSTVVTDLDLPYVAPIKANLADNSRIITNVHQATILWNRAERIIPVLAMGRRPLIGTALLQDYHLSIDFCEGGTVLVDDIM, encoded by the coding sequence GTGATACATGGGACAGTTGTTGGGCTTCAGGCAACTATAAGTATCACTATTTGTCGTTTGGGGCGTGCAGAAGTAGAAATTGAATGTGTTGTCGATACAGGATTTGAAGGGTTTTTAACCTTGCCATCTACGGTAGTCACAGACCTGGATTTACCTTACGTTGCGCCAATCAAAGCGAATCTTGCGGACAATTCTCGGATCATAACCAATGTTCATCAAGCCACTATCTTGTGGAATCGCGCAGAACGCATCATCCCAGTTTTAGCGATGGGTCGTCGTCCCCTAATTGGCACAGCACTCCTGCAAGATTATCATCTCAGCATCGATTTTTGTGAGGGAGGGACAGTGCTGGTAGATGATATTATGTAA
- a CDS encoding tocopherol cyclase family protein: MLTIPLNLLQSTQTPHSGYHWDGSSRRFFEGWYYRITLPEIGQTFAFMYSIEDPIGGKPHSGGAAQILGPDDEYLCRTFPDVNKFWGSRDVLGLGHWGKTDLQISPLYLLPAEFEHHVQEGYQATASLNQGVICDRASNNYCRWQYEIQPVYGWGNKNSIQQSTAGWVSFLQIFEPGWQILMAHGLASGKIDWNGKIYEFTNAPAYGEKNWGGAFPQKWFWINCNCFEGEPDLALTAGGGRRGVLWWMESVAMIGLHYQGKFYEFVPWNSQVDWEIQPWGRWQMKATNSNYEIELTGTTDLPGTPLRAPTEDGLRYCCKDTMQGKLNLELREVSERKSKIILKAESFLCGLEVGGGSWDNFWQSR; the protein is encoded by the coding sequence ATGTTAACTATTCCCCTAAATCTCCTCCAATCAACTCAAACGCCCCATTCTGGTTATCACTGGGATGGTAGTAGTCGCCGCTTTTTTGAAGGCTGGTATTACCGCATCACTTTACCGGAAATTGGGCAAACATTCGCCTTTATGTACTCAATAGAAGATCCCATTGGCGGTAAACCCCACAGTGGCGGTGCAGCCCAAATTCTCGGCCCCGATGATGAGTATTTATGTCGTACTTTTCCTGATGTGAATAAATTTTGGGGTAGTCGAGATGTCTTGGGTTTAGGTCATTGGGGTAAAACAGATTTGCAAATTTCTCCTCTATACTTGCTTCCAGCAGAGTTTGAGCATCATGTTCAAGAGGGTTATCAAGCTACAGCCAGCTTGAATCAAGGAGTGATTTGCGATCGCGCCAGCAATAATTATTGCCGTTGGCAGTATGAAATTCAACCTGTATACGGTTGGGGTAATAAAAATAGCATTCAGCAATCAACCGCAGGCTGGGTATCATTCTTGCAGATTTTTGAACCTGGGTGGCAAATTTTGATGGCTCACGGTTTAGCCAGTGGAAAAATTGACTGGAATGGTAAGATTTACGAATTCACCAACGCCCCAGCCTACGGCGAGAAAAATTGGGGTGGTGCTTTTCCTCAGAAATGGTTTTGGATAAATTGTAATTGCTTTGAAGGCGAACCCGATTTAGCATTAACTGCTGGCGGTGGACGGCGGGGTGTATTGTGGTGGATGGAATCTGTAGCGATGATTGGGTTGCACTATCAAGGCAAGTTTTATGAATTTGTTCCCTGGAATTCACAAGTAGATTGGGAAATTCAGCCTTGGGGTAGATGGCAAATGAAAGCTACCAACTCTAATTATGAAATTGAATTGACAGGAACTACAGATTTACCTGGTACACCTCTGCGTGCGCCCACAGAGGATGGTTTAAGATACTGTTGCAAAGACACCATGCAAGGAAAGTTAAATTTAGAGTTACGAGAAGTAAGTGAGAGAAAATCTAAAATAATCCTAAAAGCAGAAAGTTTTCTTTGTGGTTTAGAAGTCGGCGGCGGCAGTTGGGATAATTTTTGGCAGTCTCGGTAA
- a CDS encoding J domain-containing protein, with protein MRDDLDLNHAYEILGLEPGASQAQVKRAYRQLVKIWHPDRFLEQKQKQEAEEKIKSINSAYNKLKSESPSEPPTSENPPSSSPTNPPKISVNRWDAETFYTLGVENATQGRYEDAIADFTHAIRLNPHYVEAYKYRGLVCSQLGYEYRAASDLNKAAQIEELRNPGATRRVRIA; from the coding sequence ATGCGCGATGACCTCGATCTCAATCATGCTTATGAAATTCTTGGGTTGGAACCGGGTGCATCACAAGCACAAGTAAAGCGAGCTTACCGTCAACTGGTGAAAATTTGGCATCCCGATCGCTTTCTTGAGCAAAAGCAAAAACAGGAAGCTGAGGAAAAAATCAAATCAATCAACTCAGCTTACAACAAGCTCAAATCTGAAAGTCCATCTGAGCCTCCCACTTCTGAAAATCCACCTTCATCTTCGCCTACAAATCCCCCAAAAATATCTGTCAATCGTTGGGATGCTGAAACTTTCTATACTTTAGGAGTAGAGAATGCTACACAAGGAAGATATGAGGATGCGATCGCAGATTTTACCCATGCAATTCGTCTCAATCCTCACTATGTTGAGGCGTATAAATATCGTGGGCTAGTTTGCTCTCAACTGGGATACGAATATAGAGCCGCTTCCGATTTAAATAAAGCTGCACAAATAGAAGAATTAAGAAATCCGGGTGCTACAAGGAGAGTGCGAATCGCCTAG